One genomic segment of Desulfovibrio sp. includes these proteins:
- a CDS encoding mannose-1-phosphate guanylyltransferase/mannose-6-phosphate isomerase: MTDPKDPTDRFASCHAVILAGGSGTRLWPLSRTLLPKQLLSLDGGQTLLKRTVSRAMEAFEPGNVWVVTNEEHVFEVRGQLREVNPLLEKGALAEPVGRNTLPAIMLALDSIVDKDPEALVAVFPSDHMIESNGAWLDTLADALPLARDGRLVTFGIKPTKPETGYGYVRKGKSLGPGAFEVASFVEKPDAATAQKYLESGEYYWNSGMFVFSAQVFLEAVRTHQPLFWEWWEKRKESPLAQGYGQLPDISVDYAVVEKMDRLAVLEARFVWDDLGNWEAIYRMGQKDADQNAVQGDVMAQGCTGNLLISQGGKLACVGLEDMIVIQTRDATLVCPRSESQRVKDVVTALKEQGSQLVNAHVTVRRPWGSYTVLEDGPHYKIKRIEVPAGGKLSLQMHHHRSEHWVVVSGTALVQVNDKEMLLTENQSVDIPKTATHRLSNPGKVPVEIIEIQTGPYLEEDDIVRFEDVYGRNAKPAGK, from the coding sequence ATGACCGACCCCAAGGACCCAACGGACCGGTTCGCTTCCTGCCATGCCGTCATTCTGGCCGGAGGCTCCGGCACCCGGCTCTGGCCCCTGTCCCGCACGCTTTTACCCAAACAGCTGCTTTCCCTGGACGGCGGGCAGACGCTTCTCAAGCGCACGGTGTCCCGGGCCATGGAGGCCTTCGAGCCTGGAAACGTCTGGGTGGTCACCAACGAGGAACACGTCTTCGAGGTGAGGGGGCAGCTGCGCGAGGTCAACCCGCTGCTGGAAAAGGGGGCACTGGCCGAACCCGTGGGCCGCAACACTCTCCCTGCCATCATGCTCGCCCTGGACAGCATCGTTGACAAGGACCCGGAAGCCCTGGTGGCGGTGTTTCCTTCCGACCATATGATCGAGTCCAACGGCGCCTGGCTGGACACCCTGGCCGACGCGCTCCCCTTGGCGCGCGACGGGCGGCTGGTCACCTTCGGCATAAAGCCCACCAAGCCGGAAACCGGCTACGGCTATGTCCGAAAGGGGAAATCCCTGGGCCCCGGGGCTTTTGAAGTGGCTTCCTTCGTGGAGAAGCCTGATGCCGCCACGGCACAGAAATATTTGGAGAGCGGCGAATACTACTGGAACAGCGGCATGTTCGTCTTTTCCGCACAGGTATTTCTGGAGGCCGTGCGCACACACCAACCCCTGTTCTGGGAGTGGTGGGAAAAACGCAAAGAATCCCCCTTGGCCCAGGGGTACGGACAACTACCGGATATCTCAGTGGATTACGCCGTGGTGGAGAAAATGGACCGGTTGGCCGTGCTGGAAGCCCGCTTCGTATGGGACGACCTGGGCAATTGGGAAGCCATCTACCGTATGGGGCAGAAAGACGCCGACCAGAACGCGGTGCAGGGCGATGTCATGGCCCAGGGCTGCACCGGCAACCTGCTCATTTCCCAGGGAGGCAAGCTCGCCTGTGTGGGACTTGAGGACATGATCGTGATCCAGACCCGGGACGCAACCCTGGTCTGCCCGCGAAGCGAGTCACAGCGGGTCAAGGATGTGGTCACCGCTCTCAAGGAACAGGGCAGCCAGCTGGTGAACGCCCACGTCACGGTGCGCAGACCCTGGGGAAGCTACACCGTGCTGGAGGACGGGCCGCACTACAAGATAAAGCGCATCGAGGTTCCGGCGGGCGGCAAATTGTCGCTGCAAATGCACCACCACCGCTCCGAACATTGGGTGGTGGTTTCCGGAACCGCCCTGGTGCAGGTGAACGACAAGGAAATGCTGCTCACGGAGAACCAGTCCGTAGACATCCCCAAGACCGCCACACACAGGCTCTCCAACCCGGGCAAGGTCCCGGTGGAGATCATCGAGATCCAGACCGGGCCGTACCTTGAAGAGGACGACATCGTCCGTTTCGAGGACGTCTACGGCCGCAATGCAAAGCCCGCGGGCAAATAG
- the rfbC gene encoding dTDP-4-dehydrorhamnose 3,5-epimerase, with amino-acid sequence MGYKPPVLSTPQGGDVVGFQATGIPGLWLYAPKVFKDDRGFFMESFNQATFEAQGLKHQFIQDNHALSRSKGVLRGLHFQLPPRSQTKLVRVTRGEVLDVVVDLRKGSPTYGQWKSFVLSGENFLQLLVPKGFAHGYLTLTPDTEFLYKVDDCYAPEQDSGLIWNDPDLGVDWGVKDPILSPKDAQLGRFKDFQSPFVFEG; translated from the coding sequence ATGGGATACAAACCACCAGTTTTATCCACGCCTCAAGGAGGTGACGTCGTGGGCTTTCAGGCCACAGGCATACCAGGACTTTGGCTCTATGCTCCCAAGGTGTTCAAGGACGACCGGGGCTTTTTCATGGAAAGCTTCAACCAGGCAACGTTCGAAGCCCAGGGTCTCAAACACCAGTTCATACAGGACAACCACGCCCTGTCGCGCAGCAAAGGGGTGTTGCGGGGTCTGCATTTCCAGCTGCCCCCCCGGTCCCAGACAAAGCTCGTGCGCGTGACCCGCGGCGAGGTGCTGGACGTGGTGGTGGACCTGCGCAAGGGCTCGCCCACCTACGGCCAGTGGAAATCCTTCGTGCTCTCCGGGGAGAACTTCCTCCAGCTGTTAGTGCCCAAGGGTTTTGCCCATGGCTATCTGACGCTCACTCCGGACACGGAATTTCTGTACAAGGTCGACGACTGCTACGCTCCAGAGCAGGACAGCGGGCTCATCTGGAACGATCCGGACCTCGGAGTGGACTGGGGCGTCAAGGACCCCATCCTCTCGCCCAAGGACGCCCAGCTTGGCCGATTCAAGGATTTTCAGTCCCCCTTCGTCTTCGAAGGCTAA
- the lipA gene encoding lipoyl synthase, translating to MSTPLNQTRAGNPRLPSWLKVKPPLGEAFAHTASVVAGQDLHTVCRQARCPNMSECFGKGVATFLILGGQCTRSCGFCNITSGQPAPPEADEPQRVATAAKKLMLKHVVITSVTRDDLPDGGAHQFAESIRAVRRELPQASVEVLIPDFQGDPAALRTVLEAKPEVVNHNLETVPQLYSTVRPQAKYERSLELLARVKAFSDESKVKSGLMLGLGETREQLARVLKDLARLGCDMVTVGQYLRPSRRNLPVVRYVPPEEFDEVAALGQELGIPVMYCGPLVRSSHDASNLLK from the coding sequence TTGTCGACGCCTTTGAATCAAACGCGGGCCGGTAACCCCCGTCTCCCTTCGTGGCTCAAGGTGAAGCCGCCCTTGGGCGAGGCTTTCGCGCATACGGCCTCGGTGGTCGCCGGGCAGGATCTTCACACGGTCTGCCGCCAGGCCCGCTGCCCCAACATGTCGGAATGTTTCGGCAAAGGCGTGGCCACGTTTCTCATCCTGGGCGGCCAGTGCACCAGATCGTGCGGGTTCTGCAACATAACATCCGGCCAGCCCGCGCCGCCTGAGGCCGATGAGCCGCAGCGGGTGGCCACGGCCGCGAAAAAACTCATGCTCAAGCATGTGGTGATCACCTCGGTAACCCGGGACGACCTTCCCGACGGAGGCGCGCACCAGTTCGCAGAAAGCATCAGGGCAGTACGCCGGGAACTCCCCCAGGCTTCGGTGGAGGTTTTGATACCGGATTTTCAGGGTGACCCGGCGGCGTTGCGTACGGTGCTGGAAGCCAAGCCGGAGGTGGTGAACCACAACCTTGAAACAGTGCCCCAACTGTATTCGACAGTGCGCCCCCAGGCCAAATACGAGCGCAGCCTCGAGCTTCTGGCCAGGGTCAAAGCTTTTTCGGATGAGTCGAAAGTAAAGAGCGGCCTGATGCTCGGTCTGGGCGAAACCCGGGAACAGCTTGCGCGGGTGCTTAAAGACCTTGCGCGCCTGGGGTGCGACATGGTCACGGTTGGACAATACCTCCGTCCCAGCAGGCGCAACCTGCCGGTTGTGCGCTATGTTCCGCCCGAGGAATTTGACGAGGTTGCCGCGCTTGGCCAGGAACTCGGCATTCCGGTCATGTATTGCGGTCCGCTGGTACGTTCCAGTCACGACGCTAGTAATCTTTTGAAATAG
- a CDS encoding C40 family peptidase produces the protein MRTVIVLAILLITTACGSKQYSNKQNLAENPQTAENIAASFEPTSPFLHFNNNNYCTLPVPSVVAGSKNPFELSGLTGTTTHQRLVALSFSQIGTLYRAGGTEPATGFDCSGFTTWVYSKLGINLPRSSREQFQEGKVIAKSQLRKGDLVFFGNKKRITHVGIYLEDNKFIHSSSSGDTVKISSLDEPTWERKYTGARRVF, from the coding sequence ATGCGAACGGTGATCGTGCTGGCTATCCTGCTCATCACAACCGCATGCGGCTCCAAACAGTACTCGAACAAACAAAACCTTGCAGAAAACCCTCAAACCGCTGAAAATATCGCCGCCTCTTTCGAACCAACTTCACCATTCCTGCACTTCAACAACAACAATTATTGCACCTTGCCTGTTCCGAGCGTTGTCGCCGGCTCCAAAAACCCCTTCGAGCTCTCCGGCCTGACCGGCACAACCACCCACCAGCGTCTGGTGGCCCTGTCTTTCAGCCAGATCGGAACATTGTACCGTGCAGGCGGAACCGAACCCGCCACTGGCTTTGACTGTTCCGGCTTCACCACCTGGGTATACAGCAAGCTGGGCATCAACCTGCCCCGCAGCTCCCGGGAGCAATTCCAGGAAGGCAAAGTGATCGCCAAAAGCCAGCTTCGCAAAGGCGACCTGGTCTTCTTTGGCAATAAAAAGCGCATCACCCACGTTGGAATCTATCTCGAAGACAACAAATTCATACACAGCTCGAGTTCCGGAGACACCGTCAAGATATCGAGCCTGGACGAGCCCACCTGGGAGCGCAAGTATACTGGAGCGCGTCGCGTTTTCTAA
- a CDS encoding rRNA methyltransferase produces MPDEQAALLRRAALLISRPSPDLVSALAGYRQVLEGVHPLKAKHKAGLPQDVKRLSLALTAERGPGPQANYLSAPANLSAYLYYFLPWNLFRLSRLLSGLDFDIPDGSSVLDLGCGPLTLAQALWISRPQLRERKIRLVCVDQTGQVMRAGRALFEAVSGSKGKSWTIELVQAPAHKAPQEPFQLLMAANALNELAKGRGEEGHQGLERLGDMLSGRLSREGRLLLVEPGTRLGGNLLSRLRGMLMEEGLSPLSPCTHDSPCPMLAPRWRSWCHFVFPAENAPDWLAKLTRLAGLDKDRASLSFMHMAAQPPAYDASKSRVVSHRFPLPTGQGAYACASEGLRLLTFHQPPRGVVSGALLEADMPKPGERDPKSGAWVTPIREKTAP; encoded by the coding sequence ATGCCGGATGAACAGGCCGCGCTTCTACGTCGTGCCGCTCTGCTCATTTCCAGGCCTTCCCCGGATCTGGTCAGCGCCTTGGCGGGGTATCGCCAGGTATTGGAAGGGGTGCATCCGCTCAAAGCCAAGCACAAGGCTGGCCTGCCTCAGGACGTGAAGCGGCTCTCCCTGGCCTTGACCGCCGAGCGGGGCCCGGGCCCGCAGGCCAACTACTTGTCCGCCCCGGCGAATCTCTCGGCCTACCTTTATTATTTCCTGCCCTGGAACCTGTTTCGCCTCTCCCGCCTTCTCTCCGGACTGGACTTTGATATCCCGGACGGTTCGAGCGTGCTGGACCTGGGATGCGGACCGCTGACCCTGGCTCAGGCCCTCTGGATATCGCGCCCCCAACTGCGGGAGAGAAAAATCAGGCTGGTCTGCGTGGACCAGACCGGGCAGGTCATGCGCGCTGGGCGAGCCTTGTTCGAGGCGGTTTCCGGATCCAAAGGGAAATCCTGGACCATCGAGCTCGTCCAGGCCCCGGCCCATAAGGCTCCGCAGGAACCTTTTCAGCTGTTGATGGCTGCCAACGCCCTGAACGAACTGGCCAAGGGCCGTGGGGAGGAGGGGCATCAGGGTCTGGAACGTTTGGGGGATATGCTTTCGGGGCGGCTGTCCCGCGAGGGCAGGCTCTTGCTCGTGGAGCCCGGTACGCGCCTGGGGGGCAACTTGTTGTCGCGTCTTCGCGGCATGCTTATGGAAGAGGGCCTGTCCCCCTTGTCGCCGTGCACCCATGATTCCCCATGCCCCATGCTGGCTCCCAGGTGGCGTTCCTGGTGTCATTTCGTGTTCCCGGCTGAGAATGCGCCTGACTGGCTGGCCAAGCTCACCAGACTGGCCGGCCTGGACAAAGACCGGGCCAGCTTGAGCTTCATGCACATGGCGGCCCAGCCGCCGGCATACGATGCATCCAAGTCTCGTGTGGTCTCCCACCGCTTCCCGTTGCCCACTGGACAGGGCGCTTACGCCTGCGCATCCGAGGGGCTTCGGTTGCTCACTTTTCATCAGCCGCCCAGAGGGGTGGTGTCCGGGGCGCTCCTGGAGGCCGACATGCCCAAACCGGGCGAGCGCGATCCCAAGAGCGGAGCCTGGGTCACCCCGATCCGTGAGAAAACTGCTCCATGA
- the lipB gene encoding lipoyl(octanoyl) transferase LipB, with protein sequence MKVIDLGLVSFSEALEVQQKALEDVLQGGQERLFILEHRPVITFGRHGGEAFVRMPAEELRARGVDVEKASRGGSVTCHFPGQAVLYPIMRLSGRPGGLKRFFYDLEQTGIDALASLGITADRSPGRPGVWVGPRKIASVGIGVKRWVSYHGLALNAGPDLSLFSMITACGLPGVEMTSAARELERMGRDSQEADVRRVKNALVDAFESNAGR encoded by the coding sequence ATGAAAGTGATTGATCTGGGCCTCGTTTCTTTTTCCGAAGCCTTGGAAGTCCAGCAGAAAGCCCTGGAAGACGTGTTGCAGGGAGGCCAGGAACGGCTTTTCATCCTGGAGCACCGCCCTGTGATCACATTTGGCCGTCATGGCGGAGAGGCGTTTGTGCGCATGCCTGCTGAGGAACTGCGCGCCCGGGGGGTGGATGTGGAAAAGGCCAGCCGGGGGGGAAGCGTGACCTGTCACTTTCCAGGCCAGGCGGTGCTCTATCCCATCATGCGTCTGTCGGGCAGGCCGGGGGGGCTGAAACGTTTTTTTTATGATCTGGAGCAGACCGGCATCGACGCTTTGGCCAGCCTGGGCATCACGGCGGACCGCAGCCCCGGCCGTCCCGGAGTTTGGGTGGGGCCGCGCAAGATTGCAAGCGTGGGGATTGGCGTAAAGCGCTGGGTGAGCTATCACGGCCTGGCGCTCAATGCCGGGCCGGATCTGTCACTGTTTTCCATGATAACGGCCTGCGGCCTGCCTGGGGTTGAAATGACCTCGGCGGCGCGTGAACTTGAGAGGATGGGACGCGACAGCCAAGAGGCCGACGTCCGGAGAGTCAAGAATGCCCTTGTCGACGCCTTTGAATCAAACGCGGGCCGGTAA
- a CDS encoding cytochrome C — MRSPLPWRFIALGLAAGLAAGWLGYSRLVTRVITQPIRFSHSIHAKQDVPCATCHMGGPGASFNGFPPISVCAGCHPEPTGGRTEDEREIDKLVTEYVKKRKQVPWLSLAREPQHVRFVHEPHLGRGCSSCHPDMSREDYPELKLNLVSGYTNHTMRMARCRACHADSRAADDCVVCHR, encoded by the coding sequence GTGCGTAGCCCTCTGCCCTGGCGCTTCATCGCCCTGGGCCTGGCGGCCGGGTTAGCGGCTGGCTGGCTTGGGTATTCCAGGCTGGTGACGAGAGTAATAACGCAACCCATTCGTTTCAGCCATTCAATTCATGCCAAGCAGGACGTCCCCTGCGCCACCTGCCATATGGGCGGCCCTGGAGCCTCCTTCAATGGATTCCCCCCGATTTCGGTCTGCGCGGGCTGCCATCCCGAACCCACGGGCGGGCGCACCGAGGACGAGCGGGAGATCGACAAACTGGTCACCGAGTATGTGAAGAAGCGCAAACAGGTTCCCTGGCTGTCCCTGGCTCGTGAGCCCCAGCATGTGCGCTTCGTCCACGAGCCGCACCTGGGCAGGGGGTGTTCTTCATGCCATCCGGACATGTCCCGCGAAGATTACCCGGAACTCAAGCTGAACCTTGTTTCGGGCTACACCAACCACACCATGCGCATGGCGCGCTGCCGGGCCTGTCACGCGGACAGCCGGGCGGCCGACGACTGCGTGGTGTGCCACAGGTAG
- a CDS encoding DUF4445 domain-containing protein — translation MSTFSIVAKKGGPISEAPLVPGLTLAQHLFIAGAFQAKALCSGAGRCGLCQVKFLTTPPEPLVEEQDILSPGRLDEGWRLACKRPPVPGSVVEATLAPSKPLYRALPRSCTDAVLGIDLGTTSVHWRFVQGEVSTSGSFRNPQLGAGSEVMSRLALARAAHGAMRLRQAVCFAVRDILAGLPCLPGAVCLAGNTCMTYLALGKDISGLASAPYRVDWPGGSVETLDDDLPGVYIPPLIAPFVGGDVSAGLAALEFSRPEPSRPYLLADLGTNGEFALALPDGRFLLASVPMGPALEGVGMAQGMLAGPGAAVAFGLSPGGLVPVPFGGGAGTVRGISGTGYLSLLAKLLSLGVITEAGQFAREAASPLAARILAGVRRDSGEPRLNVGELLVHASDIEAMLKVKAAFETAVRILLHEAGMAYGGLSTVFLAGALGEHIHAPDLETLGFLPPGGAGKVRAAGNTSLDGACLAAARYDVRDWLGELPAKTRLVDVVSFPGFQKMYLESMRCAHAG, via the coding sequence ATGAGTACGTTCAGCATTGTCGCCAAAAAGGGCGGTCCAATATCTGAAGCGCCCCTTGTACCAGGCCTTACCCTGGCGCAGCACCTTTTCATCGCCGGGGCGTTCCAGGCCAAGGCATTGTGCTCAGGCGCCGGGCGATGCGGATTGTGCCAGGTGAAGTTCCTTACCACTCCCCCCGAACCGCTTGTCGAGGAACAGGACATTCTCTCTCCCGGCAGGCTTGATGAGGGGTGGCGTCTCGCCTGCAAGCGTCCCCCAGTACCCGGTTCAGTGGTCGAGGCCACTTTGGCGCCGTCCAAGCCTCTTTACCGCGCTCTTCCCCGGTCATGTACCGACGCCGTTCTGGGCATCGACCTTGGAACGACGTCCGTTCACTGGCGTTTTGTCCAAGGGGAAGTGTCCACGTCCGGCTCCTTCCGCAACCCGCAACTCGGCGCCGGCTCCGAAGTGATGTCCCGGCTGGCCCTTGCCCGGGCGGCCCATGGCGCCATGCGGCTGCGTCAAGCCGTGTGTTTTGCCGTGCGGGACATCCTGGCCGGCCTGCCCTGCCTTCCCGGAGCTGTCTGCCTGGCGGGCAACACCTGCATGACCTATTTGGCCTTGGGCAAAGACATCTCAGGCTTGGCTTCCGCGCCGTACCGGGTGGACTGGCCCGGCGGCAGCGTTGAAACCCTTGACGACGATCTGCCCGGGGTCTACATCCCGCCGCTCATTGCGCCTTTCGTTGGCGGGGACGTGAGCGCGGGGCTCGCGGCTCTGGAATTTTCCAGGCCAGAGCCGTCCCGGCCCTATCTGCTGGCCGACCTCGGAACCAATGGCGAATTCGCGTTGGCCTTGCCCGATGGCCGATTCCTGTTGGCCAGCGTCCCCATGGGGCCGGCTCTCGAAGGCGTGGGCATGGCCCAGGGAATGCTGGCAGGGCCTGGAGCCGCTGTCGCCTTTGGCCTCTCGCCCGGAGGGCTCGTGCCGGTTCCCTTCGGTGGCGGTGCCGGAACGGTCAGGGGCATCTCGGGTACCGGGTACTTAAGCCTGTTGGCCAAGCTTTTGTCGCTTGGCGTCATTACCGAAGCTGGCCAGTTCGCCCGCGAGGCGGCGTCGCCCCTGGCTGCTCGAATCTTGGCCGGAGTGAGGAGGGATTCGGGCGAACCCCGACTCAACGTTGGAGAACTCCTGGTCCACGCCTCCGACATAGAGGCCATGCTCAAGGTGAAAGCCGCTTTCGAAACCGCAGTCAGGATTTTACTTCACGAAGCCGGCATGGCCTACGGCGGGCTTTCGACGGTGTTTCTGGCCGGGGCCTTGGGCGAGCACATTCATGCCCCGGATTTGGAAACCCTGGGCTTTTTGCCGCCGGGAGGCGCGGGCAAAGTTCGGGCCGCGGGGAATACCTCGCTGGATGGGGCCTGTCTGGCCGCCGCCAGGTACGATGTCCGCGACTGGCTTGGCGAGCTTCCGGCAAAGACCCGGTTGGTGGACGTGGTGTCCTTCCCCGGATTTCAAAAGATGTATCTCGAATCAATGAGGTGTGCCCATGCCGGATGA
- a CDS encoding 4Fe-4S dicluster domain-containing protein: MSGVKWGMVIDLDRCTGCGVCVSACRLENNIPPSALERPSDWITVAQKDNGEAFPRSDALYLPKPCMHCENPPCVKACPVGATQKSGQGGIVSQIYARCIGCRSCMKACPYGVRRFTWTSAAWPGGMETTITPFASVRSKGVVEKCTFCSHRLVLNGPDGYTTACAESCPSGAIKFGNLEHLGVDPEGFVLLPNKQTMPQVFYVSRRTWARERA; encoded by the coding sequence ATGAGCGGTGTCAAATGGGGCATGGTGATCGACCTGGACCGCTGCACTGGGTGCGGGGTCTGCGTCAGCGCTTGCCGCCTGGAGAACAACATCCCGCCGTCCGCTCTGGAGAGGCCTTCGGATTGGATCACGGTTGCGCAAAAAGATAATGGTGAGGCTTTCCCCAGGTCCGACGCGCTGTATTTGCCCAAACCCTGCATGCACTGCGAGAATCCGCCCTGCGTGAAGGCCTGCCCGGTGGGAGCCACCCAGAAGAGCGGGCAGGGAGGCATAGTGAGCCAGATATATGCCCGGTGCATCGGCTGCCGCTCCTGCATGAAGGCCTGCCCCTACGGGGTGCGGCGCTTCACGTGGACCTCTGCGGCCTGGCCCGGTGGCATGGAAACCACGATCACTCCGTTCGCCTCGGTTCGGTCCAAAGGGGTGGTTGAGAAGTGCACCTTCTGTTCGCACCGGCTGGTGCTGAACGGGCCGGACGGCTACACCACGGCCTGTGCCGAATCCTGCCCTTCCGGGGCCATAAAGTTCGGGAACCTAGAACATCTTGGAGTAGATCCGGAAGGCTTTGTCCTGTTGCCGAACAAACAGACAATGCCCCAGGTCTTTTATGTTTCCAGGCGAACCTGGGCCAGGGAGAGGGCGTGA
- a CDS encoding molybdopterin-dependent oxidoreductase, which yields MGLGRREFIGLAAGMAAGVAASPAPWRAGSDLARSSQESQTLPAERLREMSTVSLACPSGMGITVLSANGRPVLVRGNPAHPLSRGGVTPPAQAEAYNLFHPGRVGGPLQKNSSGVFEPISWAAALALLTEKISLAPERVMSVGSARQGGLQDILAAFMDRLGSSRQYLMPSEGAAARSAMALMGAACQPGFDVDNASGLLLLGADVFESMPASPHFRKAWAGRADEHSAFLGPVRGASAALCREWHPAPEGAQASLAMGLAWHLADMGPVTGRARDMSDFISLVRQRFGPEEVRLATGMAPDVLRKMALRLSEGTLPILGSQSGDGLGVAAQVAGFALSVMTGRVNRPGGVYLTGLWPGEGGGRVAGAHLRAKPPTFSSALDGVHLAAARNRELGLAGELKRMGMGRADAPDVLLLVEADPVAGLPETELVSRAVSKALFKVAFTPVMTASARLCELVLPSPMPLERWDDVTTPYGLAFSCYGLSRPLVRTRADARHPGDVLLELAVRLECPLGPSSFRQVLRERVLAMERAGGFVAREVAPWRVLAGDAQPAPEADLWRSLVEGQLWVNPQPERAELSCQAAFLAKALIPEAVDLGLPLKLAPQASLRVCMPGGVPLQSVTSLRSDEVRDGRSVLRLNSATAKTVRVKPGDVVRVISHAGRLEALVTLDESVTDGHAALLLGLGEGLGANARRVQSTWTEPQSGVEVWAGCRVRLERI from the coding sequence ATGGGACTCGGGCGCAGAGAATTCATCGGCCTGGCTGCTGGAATGGCGGCCGGAGTTGCTGCCAGTCCGGCGCCTTGGCGGGCCGGAAGCGACCTGGCCAGATCTAGCCAGGAGTCTCAAACCTTGCCCGCCGAGCGCCTGCGGGAAATGAGCACCGTAAGTCTGGCCTGCCCTTCTGGCATGGGCATCACTGTGCTCTCGGCAAACGGCAGGCCGGTTCTTGTTCGGGGCAATCCGGCGCATCCCTTGAGCCGGGGGGGAGTCACGCCGCCGGCCCAGGCCGAGGCATATAATCTCTTTCATCCCGGCAGGGTCGGCGGCCCTCTCCAGAAAAATTCCTCGGGTGTGTTTGAACCCATCTCTTGGGCAGCGGCCCTTGCCCTTCTTACGGAGAAGATCAGCCTGGCCCCGGAGAGAGTGATGTCCGTGGGGTCCGCTCGCCAGGGGGGGCTGCAGGACATTCTGGCCGCTTTCATGGATCGGCTGGGCTCATCCAGACAGTATTTAATGCCTTCAGAGGGGGCTGCCGCACGTTCGGCCATGGCATTGATGGGGGCAGCCTGCCAGCCGGGCTTCGATGTGGACAACGCCAGCGGACTCCTGCTTCTCGGGGCGGACGTTTTCGAATCCATGCCAGCGTCCCCGCACTTCAGAAAGGCTTGGGCCGGGCGCGCGGACGAGCATTCGGCCTTTCTCGGGCCGGTGCGTGGAGCGTCCGCCGCTCTCTGCCGGGAGTGGCATCCCGCACCCGAAGGAGCGCAGGCCAGTTTGGCCATGGGCCTGGCCTGGCATCTGGCCGACATGGGCCCGGTCACGGGCAGGGCTCGGGACATGTCGGATTTTATTTCCCTTGTCCGGCAGCGCTTCGGGCCTGAGGAGGTGCGTCTCGCCACCGGGATGGCTCCCGATGTCTTGCGAAAGATGGCCCTGCGCCTTAGCGAAGGAACCCTCCCGATCCTTGGGTCTCAGAGCGGGGACGGGCTTGGGGTGGCCGCGCAGGTGGCTGGATTCGCACTGTCCGTCATGACCGGGAGGGTAAACCGGCCTGGCGGCGTCTACCTGACCGGCCTGTGGCCGGGTGAGGGCGGCGGCCGCGTTGCCGGAGCGCACCTGCGGGCGAAGCCACCCACCTTCTCCAGTGCCCTGGACGGGGTTCATCTGGCCGCTGCCAGAAACCGCGAGCTGGGTCTGGCGGGAGAGCTCAAGCGCATGGGCATGGGCCGCGCGGATGCTCCGGATGTTCTTTTGCTTGTGGAGGCGGATCCGGTGGCCGGATTGCCGGAAACGGAGCTGGTTTCCCGGGCCGTGTCCAAGGCATTGTTCAAGGTGGCTTTCACTCCGGTCATGACCGCATCGGCCCGCTTGTGCGAGCTTGTTTTGCCCTCGCCCATGCCCCTGGAACGCTGGGACGACGTGACCACCCCGTATGGCCTGGCCTTTTCCTGCTACGGGCTTTCCCGGCCGCTGGTGCGCACCAGGGCGGACGCCCGCCACCCTGGCGACGTGCTGCTTGAACTTGCCGTTCGTCTTGAGTGTCCCCTTGGCCCATCCTCTTTCAGGCAGGTTCTCAGGGAGCGGGTGCTTGCCATGGAACGGGCAGGCGGATTCGTGGCGCGAGAGGTCGCTCCCTGGCGCGTGCTGGCAGGCGATGCCCAGCCCGCCCCCGAGGCGGATCTCTGGAGGTCGCTTGTGGAGGGGCAGCTTTGGGTCAATCCGCAGCCTGAACGGGCCGAGCTTTCCTGCCAGGCGGCCTTTCTGGCCAAGGCGTTGATCCCTGAGGCCGTCGACCTGGGGCTTCCGCTGAAGCTCGCTCCTCAGGCCAGTCTGCGCGTGTGCATGCCCGGCGGTGTCCCGCTGCAATCCGTCACCAGCCTGCGCTCTGACGAAGTACGCGATGGCAGATCCGTTCTCAGGCTGAACAGTGCCACGGCCAAGACCGTTCGCGTGAAGCCCGGGGACGTGGTACGGGTGATAAGCCATGCTGGACGGCTTGAGGCTCTGGTGACTTTGGATGAATCGGTGACGGACGGGCATGCCGCGCTTCTCCTGGGTCTGGGAGAGGGCCTTGGTGCCAACGCCAGGCGGGTTCAGTCCACCTGGACCGAGCCCCAAAGCGGAGTCGAGGTTTGGGCCGGATGCCGGGTGAGGCTGGAGCGCATATGA
- the tuf gene encoding elongation factor Tu (EF-Tu; promotes GTP-dependent binding of aminoacyl-tRNA to the A-site of ribosomes during protein biosynthesis; when the tRNA anticodon matches the mRNA codon, GTP hydrolysis results; the inactive EF-Tu-GDP leaves the ribosome and release of GDP is promoted by elongation factor Ts; many prokaryotes have two copies of the gene encoding EF-Tu), which produces MGKAKFERNKPHVNIGTIGHIDHGKTTLTAAITKLSHMRGFGEYVA; this is translated from the coding sequence ATGGGTAAGGCCAAATTCGAGCGCAATAAGCCGCACGTCAACATCGGCACCATCGGTCACATCGACCACGGCAAGACCACGCTGACTGCCGCCATCACCAAGCTGTCGCACATGCGCGGTTTCGGCGAGTACGTGGCAT